One Ranitomeya imitator isolate aRanImi1 chromosome 1, aRanImi1.pri, whole genome shotgun sequence DNA window includes the following coding sequences:
- the GEMIN7 gene encoding gem-associated protein 7 isoform X1, whose product MVRPEEPCQEPPLLPQVPVIRLPRPPSPSGRGFDPASPRALAHRSSDAHQKIRSNLRLHFLRSLLASAGLPVTFTLYQRVMVSAERFNACDIEGHNFQVSNLQTPLGVQKEALIRGPDIISYSFSL is encoded by the coding sequence GAACCCCCACTTCTTCCTCAGGTTCCCGTCATTCGCCTTCCCCGGCCGCCATCACCTTCTGGCCGTGGTTTTGATCCAGCCTCACCCCGAGCTCTGGCCCATCGTAGCTCTGATGCCCATCAGAAAATCCGGTCTAATCTTCGCCTGCATTTCCTTCGCAGCCTCCTTGCCTCTGCGGGTCTTCCGGTCACATTTACACTCTACCAGCGTGTCATGGTTTCCGCTGAGCGGTTCAATGCCTGTGACATAGAAGGACATAACTTCCAGGTGTCCAACCTGCAAACGCCTCTGGGTGTGCAGAAGGAGGCGCTCATTCGTGGGCCGGATATCATTTCTTACTCGTTTAGTCTGTAA
- the GEMIN7 gene encoding gem-associated protein 7 isoform X2, with protein MGEKREPPLLPQVPVIRLPRPPSPSGRGFDPASPRALAHRSSDAHQKIRSNLRLHFLRSLLASAGLPVTFTLYQRVMVSAERFNACDIEGHNFQVSNLQTPLGVQKEALIRGPDIISYSFSL; from the coding sequence GAACCCCCACTTCTTCCTCAGGTTCCCGTCATTCGCCTTCCCCGGCCGCCATCACCTTCTGGCCGTGGTTTTGATCCAGCCTCACCCCGAGCTCTGGCCCATCGTAGCTCTGATGCCCATCAGAAAATCCGGTCTAATCTTCGCCTGCATTTCCTTCGCAGCCTCCTTGCCTCTGCGGGTCTTCCGGTCACATTTACACTCTACCAGCGTGTCATGGTTTCCGCTGAGCGGTTCAATGCCTGTGACATAGAAGGACATAACTTCCAGGTGTCCAACCTGCAAACGCCTCTGGGTGTGCAGAAGGAGGCGCTCATTCGTGGGCCGGATATCATTTCTTACTCGTTTAGTCTGTAA